The Blattabacterium cuenoti sequence CTAGTAGACATAGGAGGAGGGACTACGGATATTGCTATATTTAAAGACAATATTATTCGTCACACTGCAGTCATTCCTTTTGGAGGAAATGTGATTACGGAAAATATAAAAACGGATTGTTTAATTATTGAACGACAAGCCGAATTACTAAAAATAAAATTTGGATCTGCATGGCCTGGAGAAAATAAAGAAACAGAAATTGTTTGCATTCCTGGATTAAGAGGTCGTGAACCTAAGGAGATATCCTTGAAACGTCTTTCTCAAATTATTCATACTCGGGTATGTGAAATTTTAGAACAAGTCAATATAGAAATAAAACACTATGGAAATGAAGAACAAAAAAAACGACTTATAGCAGGAATAGTAATGACAGGAGGCGGATCTCAACTAAAACACATTCGTCCTTTAACAGAATATATTACTGGAATGGATGTCCGTATAGGTTATTCTAATGAACATATTGCTGGAGGAGAAAACGGCATGATAAGTAATCCAGAATACGCAACGTCTATAGGTTTAATTATCAAAGGACTTGAAGATCAGAAGAAATATTTTTGTACAGTCATGGGGTCTAGACATGAGGAAAATAATACTTCCGAATTATTCTCCACCCAATTATATAATAATAAAAATCGTAGATTCAATAATAAGGACACATATTATGATAATAATAATGACGATTCTTTAAAAAAGAAGAAAAAAAATAAGACTAAATCTAAATCTTTTCTTGAAATTTGGGCAGATAAGTTCCGTCAAATACTGAATGATACAGAATAATAAACAATGAAAAAAGAAAATTTTATAATGCAAAAAAAAGAAAACGTCCCATTTGGATTTTCTAAAAATCGTTCAGCTGCTATAAAAGTTATTGGTGTAGGAGGTGGTGGAAGTAATGCTTTAAGTTATATGTTTGAACAAGGGATTACGGGGGTAGACTTTATAGCGTGTAATACCGATGCACAAGCATTAAATAATAATCCAGTTCCAGTAAAAATTCAATTAGGAGCTTCTATTACAGAAGGATTAGGTGCTGGAGCAGATCCAGAAATAGGAGAAAAAGCGGCATTAGAAAGTCTAGAAGAAATTAAAAGTATTTTAGATTCTAATACAAAAATGACCTTTATTACAGCAGGCATGGGAGGAGGAACGGGAACCGGGGCCGCTCCAATTATTGCAGGTATTTCTAAAGAAAAAGGAATTCTTACTGTAGGAATTGTCACTATTCCATTTCATTTTGAAGGAAAAATGAGATTACAACAAGCTCAAAAGGGAATAGAAGCATTAAGGAAAAATGTAGATTCTCTCATTGTTATTAATAATGATAAATTAAGAGAATTGTATGGAAATCTTGGATTTAAAGCTGGATTTGCAAAAGCGGATGAAGTTCTTACTACTGCAGCTAAAGGAATTGCAGAAGTAATCACTCACCATTATAAACAGAATATAGATTTAAGAGACACTAGAACAGTTCTTAAAGAAAGCGGTACGGCAGTTATGGGATCCGCTATTTCTGTTGGAGAAAACAGAGCTAAAGATGCCGTTGGACAAGCCTTAGATTCTCCATTATTGAATGACAACAAGATAACAGGGGCTAAAAATGTTCTTTTACTTATTGTTTCAGGAAGAATTGAAATTACCATAGATGAAATCGGAATCATTAGTGATTATATACAAGCAGAGGCAGGAAATAATGCTAATATTATAATGGGAATAGGAGAAGACGAAAGTTTGGAAGAAAGTATTTCAGTAACTATAGTAGCAACCGGATTTCCAACAGAAGTTCAAAGGGCTATTAATCACGAAGAAAAAAAAATATTTCATAGGTTAGAAGAACCTTATAAACAAAAATTAACGAAAATAGAGGGAATTCATTCTTATTCCAAAAAACGAATGGAACCTTTTCCTTATTATAAAGAAAAGACTTATAAAAATGCTCCTAAGGAAAACTTATCCTTCAATCAAAGTCAAAGGAAAAACATCTTTAATCAAGCTATTAATCATCCCAACAATACTACAGTAGAAAAAAAATATATGTTGGAAGATAATTTTGATCTTCCTATTTCTTCAGAAGAAAAAAATCAAATTTTGAAAGATAAGATGAAACGTGTTCATATGTTAAAAAAAGAAAATAATAAAAATGAGGACATTAATAATTTTTAGATGAATCTTATTTAAGTATGGAACATCCTAGTATTCCAAAAGGAACCAGAGATTTTTCATCCATAGAGATGAATAAAAGAAACTATTTAATTCAAGTTATTCGAAATAAATTTGAACTTTTTGGTTACTCTCCCATAGAAACTCCTTCTTTTGAGAAAATTTCTACTCTTATGGGAAAATATGGAAAAGAAGGAGACTACTTAATGTTTAAGTTGCTTCATTCAGGAGATTTTTTGAAAAAAGGAATTTCCAATAAAGCTCTTAGATATGATTTAACGGTTCCTTTTGTCCGCTATGTAGTTATGCATAGAAATGAAATTTTTTTTCCTTTTAAAAGATATCAAATACAACCAGTATGGCGCGCAGATAAACCACAAAAAGAAAGATTTAGAGAATTTTATCAGTGTGATGCGGATATGATTGGCTCCTACTCATTATCTTCTTTATGGCAAGAAGTTGAGTTTATCCAACTTTGTGATGAAATATTTACAGAATTAAATTTTCCTATAATTATCAATATTAATCATCGAGATATTTTGGGAGGATTAGTAGACATTTCTGGAATAGAAAATCATTTATGGAAAGATTTCACTACATCTCTAGATAAATGGGATAAGAAAGGAAGAAATATAGTAAAAAAAGAAATGCTTCGTAAAGGAATATCCTCGAATTCTTTTGAAAAAATAGCATGTTTTTTTGATATGAAAGAAAATTTTTCAAAAAAAATAGAATCTTTAACCGTCGCTTTGCAATCCTCTGAAAGAGGAAAAAAAGGAATAAAAGATCTCCGTTTTATCTTTCAAAAGATAAAAAATATTTCTTTAAAAAAGACCAAATTGAAATGGAATGTTTCTTTAGCTAGAGGAATGAATTATTATACAGGTCCTATATTTGAAATATCTCCAGATAATAATAATGGACCCCGTATTGCAAATTCTATCGGAGGTGGAGGAAGATATGATCAATTAGCTAGCTTTTTTGGAATGAAAAATTTTTCTGGTGTAGGAGTATCTTTGGGTTTAGATAGAATATGTCTAGCCATGGAAAAAGAAAATTTATTTTCAACTATTTCTAGTAGTCCTTCAAAAGTATTGTTTATTAATTTCGGAGATGAAGAGGTTTTATATGCATATAAAATGATAAATTTTTTGAGAAGAAAAGGAATTTCCACTCAATTGTATCCTAATGCCGTAAAAATCAATAAACAATTCAGGTATGCCAACGATAACCACATTCCATTTATTATTAGTATAGGAAAAAATGAAATAGAAAAAAAGAAAATACGAGTCAAAAATCTAAAAACAAGAACAGAAACTGAATATAATAATATCCAAGAAGTAGCTCATCAATTAATGAAAAAAAACCCATAAATTAATAGGTTTTATTGTTATTAAGTGCTTTTTTATTCCAAATAAAATAACCTTCTATAGCCAATAATGCAAGAAAAATAAATAAAAAACCTGTTAATATGAGACCTTTCAAAAAATAAATAGGGACGGAAATAAGGTTGCCAACTATCCAAAATATCCAATTTTCTACTTTTTTCATAGCCATCTGATACATTCCAGAAAAAAAAAGACCCGTGGTCAATACATCCATCCAATCATAAGGGGTTTGAAGTTTTCCATTGAAAAAATAAACCATTATACTGAAAATACACGTGGATAAAAACCATAAAATGGTATAGAAATAATCTTTTTTATCGGAAAAAGATATAGATAATTTTTTTGTATCATTTATGGATAACCAAATATACCATCCATAACCACTCATTCCTGTATAATATATGTTAATAATAAAATCTCCATAAAGAGAAGTAACGAAAGTCAAATAACTGTATATAATAGTACTCCCTATTCCTATTGGATATAACCATATGTTATTTTTTTGCGCCAATAGCACACTGAATATACTAAATGTCACAGCAGTAAATTCCAAAATAATATGAATCCAACTACTATGATGATAAGGTGATAAAAGGATATTAATCCATTCCTTCATCATCATCCATATCTATAATATAAACAAGATAATGGTCATCTATTTTTCTGTAAAAAGCAGAAAACCTCTTACTATAGGAATCTTTCATCACCCAACAGGATATGCAAGAATCCTTTTTTATGCAAAAAGGAGAAACTTTATAGCGATCTAAAAAACTGGGGAAAATCCCCCCTTCTAATTTGTATAAACTTTCTTTGATTCCCCATATGATATGTAGATAATCTATTTCGTAGTTTGAATGAATAAAAATAGATTCATCCTCTCTAATAAATTTTTTCTTTATTTTGACTATTTTTTTTCGTAATTTCTCTATGTCTATACCTATATGATATGAGCTGATGGCTATAGCTATTCTTTCAAAAGAATGACTGAATGAAATATACTTTTCTTGAGGAAAAAGAAAAGGTTTTCTTTTTTCATTGTAAAAAATATTTCTGTTTATTCCTATATATCTTAGAGCGTAACGCACTCCTAAAAATTCTTTTTTTCGTTTTTCTGATAAAGATAAAAAAAACCTTCTTTCTTTATCCGAAAGAATCAATAATTGTTCCAAAAATCGAGTTTTTAAATGACCCCATCTAAAAACGATAATTTTCGAATGAGTAATTTTTAACATAGATATTTTTTTTGTACTCTAATAGAAATTAGAAAAATATATCTTCTTAACTATAATAAAAATATCAAAATAAAATTAGATATTTCTGAAAAAAGAAGGACTGGAATAATGAAAAAAAAAATAACGAAAGCATTAGAAAATGTATTTCTTAATAAAAGAAATATTATGGAATCTGGAATAGTCAAAAAAATAGATGTATTTCAAGAGGAAATTCGAATATATATAAGCCTATCCAATCCGACTATGCATATGAAAAAAAAATTAGAACGAGATATTAACCAGACTATAAAATATCAAAATGTAGATAAAAAAATACGAATAGAAATGAAATTAGATACTCATGAAAAAAGAAAAACTGGAATAAAAAATATCATAGCCATAGCTTCAGGAAAAGGAGGAGTAGGAAAATCTACAATAGCAACTAATATCGCGGTTTCTTTAGTAAAAATGGGGTTTCATGTAGGTTTATTAGATGCAGATATTTATGGTCCTTCTATTCCATTAATGTTCAATCTAGAAGAAAATAAAATATCTTCCTGTATTGTGCAGAAGAATGGAACTTCTATCATGAATCCTATCACTAGTTATGGAGTTAAGATTCTATCTTTAGGTTTTTTTTCCAAATCTGGACAAGCGATTGTTTGGAGAGGGCCTATGGCTACTAAGGCATTAAGACAATTTATTCATGAAACGGATTGGGGCGTATTAGATTTCTTAATTGTAGATTTACCGCCAGGTACAGGGGATATACATTTATCACTTGTGCAGGAAATTCCATTAAAAGGAATTGTTATTGTTAGTACACCTCAGAAAATTTCTTTATCGGATGTGCATAGATCTGTAGGAATGTTTCGTCTTAAATCGATTTATGTCCCAATACTTGGAATCATAGAAAATATGTCTTTTTTTATCCCAAAAGAATCCAAAGAAAAATACTATTTATTTGGAAAAAATGGAGTGAAAAATTTTTCCAAGAAAATGAATATTTTTTTTCTTGGAGAGATTCCTCTGCTACAAGACATACGAGCATCTTCCGATTTAGGGGTTCCTGTGGTTTTACAAAACGATTCTATAAGAAAAATTTTTGTAAAAATTACGAAAAATATGATAGAGAATTTACCAAAAGTTCCCATTTCCTAGTAGGATATATCTTAAAAACAAAGTTTGATAAATTCTTTGACAATCAATATTAAAAGAGGAATGGATTTTTCTGTTTCTTGAAAAAATGATTTCATCAAATGGATGGAATCAGAAGATCCCTTCTGTTCAGATAATCCCATTATAATGGATATAGCAAAAACCCGTAAATCCATATACCTAGCTGTAATTACGTATGAAACAATATTACTCATTCCAACACTATCTCCACCCATGGATCGTATCATCGCATATTCTGCATGGGTTTTATAATGTGGATAAGGATAAGCCACATAGACACCTTTTTGTATGATAATATTGTGATTCATGGCTATATTCTCTGCCATTTCAAGCATCTTTTGATCATATGGTTCTGTTATTCCCAAAAAATTATTTTTCATAAATTTTTTCATATTATGGCTTTCTGGGAAAAGATTAATATGGTCTTTTACCAACATGACATCTCCTGCTTTGTAGTTTGGATTTACTCCTCCAGAAATATTAATTAATATCAACTTATCTATTCCCATATTTTTACACATTACTAGAGGAAAAGGAGTATACTCATCCTCATAATAAGAGGAAAAAGGTTCTATTAAAAATAGAACCTTTTTCCCTTCTATATTTCCGGATATAAATTTTCCATTTACTTTTGTAAAATTTGGAATGTCCTCGTAAGGAATGCATATAGGATTTTTGATTTCATGGATCAATTGATGAAACTGATTTCCTAATAATACTATTCCAAATTCAGGTTTTTCTTTGATTTGTTTTTGTATATATTTTGTGGATTTTTCTTCTAAAATCATTGACATAAAAATTTTTTTTCTTTTCTATTTACAAAATAGAGAAAAAAGAAAGGTAAATAAAATAAAACAAAGGTAAATGCTTTCCTTTAGATAGTGAAGTATTACTACTTTTCCTGAAATTTTTTCATTATTTAGCGTTTTTTAACGAACTATCGTATGAGATGCACTTCTCTTGATAAAACAAGGCCAAACTTATTTTTTATGTCTTGAGTTATTTTTTCTGAAAAATAATATATATCCATTCCACTAGCTTTTCCATAGTTGACCAAAACTATAGGTTGTTTTTCATATACACCTACATTTCCCTGTTTTTTTCCTTTCCATCCTATCGTTTCAATCAATGAACTAGCAGATAGTTTCACTTGATTAGTAGAAATAGAATATCCAATAATAGTTGGATATTTAGATTTTAATTTTTTAAAATCCAATATCCCTATTATTGGATTCATAAAAAAACTACCAGCATTTCCTATTTTTTTGGGGTTTGGAAGTTTTCTATTTCTAATGTAAAGAATAGCTTTACTTAAATCATACATAGTTGGTTTTTTAATATTCATTCTTTCTAATTCCTTCTGAATTTCAATGTAATAAGTGTTCAATTTATGATACTTTTTTCTTAATAGAAAGGAAACAGATAAAACCAAAAATTTATTTTTTGAATATGGATGCTTAAAAAAAGAATGACGATATTCTAGTTGACATTCTTCTCGTGTGAATATTCGTATTTTTCCATTATTCGTTTCATATACTTGAACTTCCAATAAAGTATCCTTTACTTCTACTCCATATGCTCCAATGTTTTGAATTGGAGCCGCTCCAACCGTACCAGGAATAAATGATAAATTCTCTAAACCACTGAATCCTTTTTTTATAGTCCAACCTACAAATTCATTCCAATTTTCTCCAGCAAAAGCTTGAACTACTGCTTGATACTCGTTTTCCTTAATCACTTTCATCCCTTTGATCCCCATTTTAATTACCATTCCTTGATAATAATTATTTAAAAAAAGAATATTACTTCCATTTCCCAAAAAAAGTTTTGGAATGGATGGATACTTCCAAAAAATTTTTTGTATATCTTCTATACTTTTCACATTTACAAAATAATGTGCATAAACATTTATTCCAAATGTATTAAAATTTTTGAGAGAAAAATTTTTTTTAATATCTAACATAAAGAAAAATATTTTCCTAAATAAACAAAGACAATTTTGTGCGTAAATATTGTATGATTAAATTTATTATTTATAAATATAAAATTGTTATTATGAAAAAAGGAGGAAATTTTTTTTGGGGAGTGATTTTGGGGACAATGGCAGGTTTAATAGTGGGAATTTTATTAGCTCCAAGAAAAGAGGATAAAATTAGAAATATACTAGGAAAAAAGACAGAAGAGCTGAGAGATAATTTACAAGAAATAAGTAAAAAAATAGGAAAAAAAGTACATAAAATTAAATCTAACTTTGAGGCAAAATGGAAAAAAAATAAAATAGATAAAATGGACCAAGTCGAAGAGGAATTGGGGACTTAATTTTTTTATCTAAAAATGTTTGTATTTATTAAAAATTTTTTCAATAGAAAATTGGAATTCATTCAAAATGAAGTGATTAAATTTGTAGTATCCATCATGACAGAAATTTTTCTGAATTTTTTTTTCATTTTACTTGGCGTCATGATCCTTTTTGCAGGAAGCCTTGCCTTATCTTTTTTTCTATCCTATTATTTTGGAAATTATGTGATAGGATTTGGGATTATTACTATTTTATATCTTTTTCTTTTCTTTTTCATCTTTTTTTTCTGTAAAGACATTATACGATTTTTCATTAAAAATTCCTTTTTTAGAGTTTTAAAAAAATAAAATCATGTAATCTCATGAGTAAATTAGAAATTATTTATGGAATACATCCCTTAATAGAAGCTATTCAATCCAAAATGACTATTAGTAAGCTATTTTTTCAAATAGGATGGAAAAAAAAATATAATCCTTATTACAAAAAGTTGATCACTCTCTCCAAAAGAGAAAATATCCCCATTCATATCGTTCCTAAAAATAAATTTCATCAGTTGAACAATAAAAATCATCAAGGAGTTTTTGCACTTCTTTCTCCAATAAAAACTCATTCCATAGAAGATTTACTTCCTATATTTTATGAAAAAGGAAAAAACGCACTTCTGCTCATTTTAGATCGTATTACGGATGTAAGAAATTTTGGATCTATCATTCGTACTGCTGCATGTGCTGGTGTAGATGCTATTATTATTCCAAAAAAATATACAGCCATGATTGGCTCCGATTCTATCAAAACTTCTTCAGGAGCTTTATTTAAAGTTCCAATATGTCAAGAAAAAAATATGAAGAAAACTATAGAGTATTTGATAAAGTACGGTTTAAAGATTGTTTCCGCTACGGAAAAATCAAATATTTATTGGTATAATATAGATTTTTCAGGTCCTACGGCTATCATACTTGGAAATGAATCTAATGGAATCTGTCCGAAATATTTAGAACTAACCTCCGAAAATGCAAAGATACCAACTATATACGGGGGGATTTCCTCTTTAAATGTTTCTGTAGCCTGTGGGATCATTTTATATGAAGTATTCCGACAAAGAAAATTCAAACAATATTAAAAATCACTCTGAAATTGTCTTAAAAAACGAATATCATTATCAAAATAAATTCTAATATCATCAATCTGATAAATCAGTAAAGCAACACGTTCTATCCCTATTCCAAAAGCAAATCCAGAATAAATTTCGGAATCAACATTTACGTTTTTTAATACTTGTGGATCTATCATCCCACATCCCATAATTTCTAACCATCCTGTATGATTATTATATATATCCACTTCTGCACTAGGTTCTGTAAATGGAAAATACGAAGGACGGAATCTAATTTTTACTTCTCCAAAAAGAGAGGTAATCAAATAATGAATAGTTTGTTTTAGGTCTGAAAAGGATACTTTTTTATCGATATAAAAACCTTCTGCTTGGTGAAACATAAAATAAGAACGAGAGGAAATAGTTTCATTTCTATATACTTTTCCTACAGATAAAACACGAGAAGGCGGACTGTTTTTTTTCATATATCGTATTTGTACAGAGGAAGTATGTGTACGCAATACGATATCTGGATTTTTGCATAAAAAAAAGGTATCCTGCATATCCCTAGATGGATGATCGATAGGTATATTTAAAGCCGTAAAGTTATGCCAATCATCTTCAATTTCAGGTCCTTCCACATAAGAGAATCCAATTTTTTTTAATACATCTATAATCCTATTTTTTATAATAGATATTGGATGTAAAGATCCTATTTCTACAGATTTTCCTGGAATTGTAGGATCAAAATTTTCATCTTCATCTTTTATGAAGTTTTTAGAATGATCTATTTGTATTTTTTTTTGAACCTTCTTTTTTAAATCATTGATAACATTACCAAAAATTTTTCTTTCATGAATAGGAAGTTTTTTTAATTTTTTAAATAAAACCGTCAAAATCCCCTTTTTTTTACCCAAAAATTTAATTCGAAAGGCTTCTAAATCTTCATAATTTTTAGCATGAAAACAGTTTATCTCCTTTTTTATTTGATCCACTTTTTGATCCATAAAATATTATGATTTCTGAATATCATCCAGAATATTTTCTTCACTCATATAACGAATGATAGCTTTTTTAATTAAAAACGATTGTTCTTCTTTGTTTAAAAATGGAAGATTCTTTTTCAAAAGATAATGAGGCCATCCTTCTCTGTCTCTTCCAAGAAACCTATAATAACCAAAAGGTTCTAATATTCTACATATAGCAATATGTAAAATATTAATTTTATCTTCTCTATTCAAAAAAATATTTTTCCCTTTCCCAAGTTCCTGAATTCCTATCAGGTAAATAATCCCAATGGGATCAATTTCTCCTTCTATGCAAAAATGATTTCGTATATATAAAATTACTTTATTCCAATTTATATGAAATTTTTGTATAAATTTTTTTTCCATTTTTTTAGTAAAAAAATTATGATTGGCACAGATATCATTATTCTAATTATCGTTTTATACGGTGCATATAAAGGGTATAGAAAAGGATTACTCTCCCAATTATTTGTATTTATGATATGTTTTTTTTTCCTATACAAAGGAATCGATGTTTTTCACTTCCTTTCAGAAGAATTCCTAAAAAAATACAGTAAGAAAGAACCCTTTTTTACAGGTGTAACTATAATAAGTTCATTTTTTTTTATAATATTTATAGCTTTTTTCACTAAAAAAATCATAGAACTGATTTTGACAATCACATGGACAAAACCCTTTGATAAAGTATTTGGTGGTCTATTAGGCCTGATAAAATATTTTTTTTATCTATCAATATGGATTTTTTTCCTTAAAGAAGCAAATAAAAAAATCAATTTAATTCCTTATAATTTTTTTTCAAATTCCTTTGAAAAAGAGTTTCAATATCTTTTTTATATATCTAGGAAAGAATTTCTGTTTTTTTTAAACAAATTAGAAAAATTATACTTTTTATTTTCAAACATTATCAAATGAACTTTCAAAAAAAGATTTTTTCCATAGAATCCAAAAAAGAATTTGAAGCTTTAACTTTAGAGATATTCAATTATCAAGTAAAAAATAACCAGATTTACAGAAATTATCTTCAATTATTAAAAATTGATCCATTTCGGATTACCAATATTTCGGAAATTCCCTTTTTGCCTATTTCCTTTTTTAAAACCCATTGTGTTTGTAGTCGACCAAAAAGTATTCCAGAAATTATTTTTACCAGCACTGGAACGACAGGAATAAAAAGCAAACATTATGTAGCTGATTTGCTGATTTATAGGAATAGTATTTGTAAAGGATTTGAATATTTTTATGGTCCCATAGACAAATTCCAATTTTTAGCTTTGTTTCCTCTCGATAGAGAGGATTCTTCTTTAATTTATATGATGAAATATTTGATACAAAAAACATATAAAAATGGAAGTAATTTTATTTATTTTCAAAAAATACCTCCTCTTCATTATGAAAAAACTATTTTAATTTTTGGGATCAGTTTTTCTTTATTAGACTTTGTGGATGCCTATAAGAATACTATTTTCGATGGATCTAATAAAGATAATGTGATTATTATGGAAACAGGAGGAATGAAGGGGAAAAGAAAAGAAATCATACGAGAAGAATTACACCATCTTTTAAAGAAAGGTTTTTGTGTAAAAGATATTCACTCTGAATATGGAATGACCGAATTGCTTTCTCAAGCATATGCAAAGAAAGACGGACTTTTTAGATGTCCTCCTTGGATGAAAGTATACATCAGAGATCCGGAAGATCCTTTTATCCATATAGAGGACCATAAAATAGGTGGAATTGATATTATTGATTTATCTAATTATTTATCTTGTCCTTTTATTTCTACCAATGATTTAGGAAAAAAAATAAATGACGATGAATTCGAAGTATTAGGAAGGATGGATTTATCAGACATCCGTGGATGCAGTCTGATGACATTTTAAATTTTAGAAAGCTAGAAAAGAAGCGTCTTTTTTTGACGAAATATGGGACAATACATAGGTATGTAACAGAAGGATATCTTCTATATTTTCTGTAATTTTTTTGGATGGTAAAAGAACGTCCAACATCAATAGAGTGTTCTTTGTTCCATATTTTTTACGGATGATCCCTATCACCTGTTGATTCATCTGTTCCTCAATTTCTTTGAAAATTTTAATTTTGATTGTACGATTTACTTGTTGAAAACTTCTTCTATTCCTGGTGATGTTTTTGATTATATGGAAATGTTCCATCATCAAATGTTCAAGTATCAACAAATTTTTCTTTTGCTGATATTTTAAAGGTTTATGACTATTACTCACATGAAATAAAGTGCGATTAGTAATAACATCGGAAGATTCAATGATCTCTTTAATTTTGTTGTATATCCGCATATAAAATATCCCAGCAATGGGTTCACTGTTTTTCGTTTTCATAATCACTATAATTAAAGAGTTCTGTATGCTCGTAAAACTTTCTTTTACTTTTAAAAAGTGCTCCCTACTATATTGAAGATTTTTTAAATCTTCTTTAGTAATTCCTTCTATACTATTTTTATAAATATTTTCGATTGATTCCAGTATAGGTTCTAAAATATCCATAGTTTTGTTGAAAGTTTTTCCTAAAGTCAGCTCATCGGTTCCAAAAATGGTTCTTTGATCTTCAAATTGTTTATATAGCACTTTCTGATAGTTTTTATAACTCTTGTAAAAAACAAAACCAATTAAAAACATAAAAAAGATTAGGGCCCATGCTTTTACAAAAAATAGAAAAGACGCCGTAATTCCTGCCATGGTAAATGCAATCAGACCTGTTAAAAACCAACCTCTTATAACTTTTAATACTCCTGAAACTCGGTAAACGGCACTTTCTCTATCCCAAGCTCTATCTGAAAAAGAAGTTCCCATAGAAACCATAAAAGTGACAAAAGTAGTTGATAGTGGTAGTTTCTGAACGGTAGCTATCGATATCAATATACTAGATATGGTTAAATTGGCAGAAGCTCTAACTAAGTCAAAAGCAACGTTTTCATTTTGTATTTTTTGCTTAAAATTTTTTTCTATTTTTACTAGGAATCGTTTTGGAAATAATTTGAAAAATTTATTCCCGAAATATAAAAAAAATCGAACAATTCCTCTTGCTAAAGAATTAGATAAAAATTTTTCTGTTCCTTCATTTTGTCTACTTAAATTAATTTCTGTACTGGTGATTGTTTTGGTTTTTTTAGAAAACCAAAGTGTCAATATCATAATTAGTCCTGCAAAAATTAAAACTACAGATGGGACCTGTACATTTCCAGATAAAC is a genomic window containing:
- the ftsA gene encoding cell division protein FtsA, which produces MEYQDIAIGLDVGTTKIVAMVGRRNEYNKIEILGIGRSKSTGVHRGVVNNITQTIESIREAVSEAERSSGLKIKEVIVGIAGQHIRSLQHNDYITRLDFENVINQKDIQKLIDQVHKLVMLPGEEIIHVLPQEYKVDSQSEIGEPIGMYGSRLEANFHVVVGQISSIRNIGRCVKAAGLNLSGMTLEPLASAEAVLNTEEREAGVALVDIGGGTTDIAIFKDNIIRHTAVIPFGGNVITENIKTDCLIIERQAELLKIKFGSAWPGENKETEIVCIPGLRGREPKEISLKRLSQIIHTRVCEILEQVNIEIKHYGNEEQKKRLIAGIVMTGGGSQLKHIRPLTEYITGMDVRIGYSNEHIAGGENGMISNPEYATSIGLIIKGLEDQKKYFCTVMGSRHEENNTSELFSTQLYNNKNRRFNNKDTYYDNNNDDSLKKKKKNKTKSKSFLEIWADKFRQILNDTE
- the ftsZ gene encoding cell division protein FtsZ, producing the protein MKKENFIMQKKENVPFGFSKNRSAAIKVIGVGGGGSNALSYMFEQGITGVDFIACNTDAQALNNNPVPVKIQLGASITEGLGAGADPEIGEKAALESLEEIKSILDSNTKMTFITAGMGGGTGTGAAPIIAGISKEKGILTVGIVTIPFHFEGKMRLQQAQKGIEALRKNVDSLIVINNDKLRELYGNLGFKAGFAKADEVLTTAAKGIAEVITHHYKQNIDLRDTRTVLKESGTAVMGSAISVGENRAKDAVGQALDSPLLNDNKITGAKNVLLLIVSGRIEITIDEIGIISDYIQAEAGNNANIIMGIGEDESLEESISVTIVATGFPTEVQRAINHEEKKIFHRLEEPYKQKLTKIEGIHSYSKKRMEPFPYYKEKTYKNAPKENLSFNQSQRKNIFNQAINHPNNTTVEKKYMLEDNFDLPISSEEKNQILKDKMKRVHMLKKENNKNEDINNF
- the hisS gene encoding histidine--tRNA ligase gives rise to the protein MEHPSIPKGTRDFSSIEMNKRNYLIQVIRNKFELFGYSPIETPSFEKISTLMGKYGKEGDYLMFKLLHSGDFLKKGISNKALRYDLTVPFVRYVVMHRNEIFFPFKRYQIQPVWRADKPQKERFREFYQCDADMIGSYSLSSLWQEVEFIQLCDEIFTELNFPIIININHRDILGGLVDISGIENHLWKDFTTSLDKWDKKGRNIVKKEMLRKGISSNSFEKIACFFDMKENFSKKIESLTVALQSSERGKKGIKDLRFIFQKIKNISLKKTKLKWNVSLARGMNYYTGPIFEISPDNNNGPRIANSIGGGGRYDQLASFFGMKNFSGVGVSLGLDRICLAMEKENLFSTISSSPSKVLFINFGDEEVLYAYKMINFLRRKGISTQLYPNAVKINKQFRYANDNHIPFIISIGKNEIEKKKIRVKNLKTRTETEYNNIQEVAHQLMKKNP
- the pnuC gene encoding nicotinamide riboside transporter PnuC translates to MKEWINILLSPYHHSSWIHIILEFTAVTFSIFSVLLAQKNNIWLYPIGIGSTIIYSYLTFVTSLYGDFIINIYYTGMSGYGWYIWLSINDTKKLSISFSDKKDYFYTILWFLSTCIFSIMVYFFNGKLQTPYDWMDVLTTGLFFSGMYQMAMKKVENWIFWIVGNLISVPIYFLKGLILTGFLFIFLALLAIEGYFIWNKKALNNNKTY
- a CDS encoding 4'-phosphopantetheinyl transferase family protein; its protein translation is MLKITHSKIIVFRWGHLKTRFLEQLLILSDKERRFFLSLSEKRKKEFLGVRYALRYIGINRNIFYNEKRKPFLFPQEKYISFSHSFERIAIAISSYHIGIDIEKLRKKIVKIKKKFIREDESIFIHSNYEIDYLHIIWGIKESLYKLEGGIFPSFLDRYKVSPFCIKKDSCISCWVMKDSYSKRFSAFYRKIDDHYLVYIIDMDDDEGMD
- a CDS encoding Mrp/NBP35 family ATP-binding protein, translated to MKKKITKALENVFLNKRNIMESGIVKKIDVFQEEIRIYISLSNPTMHMKKKLERDINQTIKYQNVDKKIRIEMKLDTHEKRKTGIKNIIAIASGKGGVGKSTIATNIAVSLVKMGFHVGLLDADIYGPSIPLMFNLEENKISSCIVQKNGTSIMNPITSYGVKILSLGFFSKSGQAIVWRGPMATKALRQFIHETDWGVLDFLIVDLPPGTGDIHLSLVQEIPLKGIVIVSTPQKISLSDVHRSVGMFRLKSIYVPILGIIENMSFFIPKESKEKYYLFGKNGVKNFSKKMNIFFLGEIPLLQDIRASSDLGVPVVLQNDSIRKIFVKITKNMIENLPKVPIS